In Amyelois transitella isolate CPQ chromosome 3, ilAmyTran1.1, whole genome shotgun sequence, a single genomic region encodes these proteins:
- the LOC106140085 gene encoding trans-1,2-dihydrobenzene-1,2-diol dehydrogenase translates to MTIRWGIVCAGKICQDFVNAVNSYPDKGDQVIAAVAARNKERATEFAKQLNIPKVFDSYEAMAASKEIDVAYIGALNPDHYALSKLFLENGKHVLCEKPLCLNFKQTESLLKLAQKKKLFLMEAVWSRFAPAYVALEKDIKDGKLGDVKYLEVNFGVPIKYVERVTKKEFGGSAVLDIGVYTLQLAQYVFKDEPIRISVVAEPLNESGVDLMETIVLDYEGGRRAVLNISAHMRLWNRANIYGTKGRITLEDPFHFPTELIREGGKTERFPLHDTRKFNFENSAGLVYEAIETVRCIKNGLLESPRMSHKESLVLAKLEDAVRKQIGVHFDVDDQEFP, encoded by the exons ATGACCATTCGTTGGGGAATTGTCTGTGCTGGGAAGATCTGCCAAGATTTTGTGAATGCTGTGAATAGTTACCCCGACAAGGGAGATCAGGTGATAGCTGCCGTCGCGGCCAGAAACAAGGAGCGAGCCACGGAATTCGCTAAACAACTCAACATTCCCAAAGTATTTGACTCTTATGAAGCAATGGCAGCCAGCAAAGAAATCG ATGTTGCGTACATCGGAGCCCTAAACCCAGACCATTACGCGCTGAGCAAACTGTTTCTTGAGAATGGCAAACATGTTCTATGTGAGAAGCCGttgtgtttaaattttaaacaaactgAAAGCCTTTTAAAGCttgcccaaaagaagaagttATTCTTGATGGAAGCCGTCTGGTCCCGGTTCGCGCCTGCGTATGTTGCATTGGAGAAAGACATCAAGGATGGAAAATTGGGAGACGTCAAGTATTTGGAAGTTAACTTTGGTGTTCCCATTAAATACGTAGAAAGAGTGAC TAAGAAAGAGTTTGGTGGCAGTGCCGTACTAGATATTGGGGTATACACATTACAACTAGCCCAGTACGTGTTTAAAGATGAGCCAATAAGAATATCAGTGGTCGCAGAACCCCTCAACGAGTCAGGGGTAGATCTAATGGAAACAATAGTTCTAGACTATGAAGGCGGCAGGCGTGCTGTGTTGAATATCAGTGCCCATATGAGATTGTGGAACAGAGCTAATATTTACGGTACCAAAGGAAGAATTACG cTAGAAGATCCGTTCCATTTCCCTACCGAGCTGATCAGGGAAGGAGGAAAAACCGAACGATTCCCACTGCACGACACGAGAAAATTCAATTTCGAAAACAGCGCTGGATTAGTTTACGAGGCAATTGAAACTGTCAGATGTATTAAGAATG GTCTCCTAGAGTCGCCCCGTATGAGCCATAAAGAAAGTCTAGTCCTGGCCAAGCTCGAAGATGCAGTTAGGAAGCAAATTGGAGTCCACTTTGATGTTGATGACCAAGAGTTTccatga